Below is a genomic region from Trichoderma asperellum chromosome 2, complete sequence.
AGTCGATTCCATCACCGGCAACTGTTATTATGGGGCCGAGGTTACTCAACTTGGCGAGCTGGAGCGCAAATGCTCCCACGGCTGTCGCACCGCCCCAGATTAGTATCGGCGTCTTTTCGCCGTCTGCTTCGGGAAGGGCTGTTGGCAGAGGTACTCTCAGGCCCTGGTATAATGCGATAGCGGCTGTCATAAAGGCTAAGGGAAGCGAAGCACCAGATTCGAAGGAGATATTTGGTGGTAAGTGGAATGTGGTGGCAGCTCTAACAACGGTATATTCGGCGTAAGTGCCGTGAGGACTGAGCATCTGATGAAAGCCGGCAACACGATCACCTGGTTTGAACTCGAATACCTCTGAGCCCACGGCTTCGACAATACCCGCTACATCGTCTCCCTTGTTGAATGCCTCTGGTTCAGTAAGATGTTGTGTAGCCTAGAGATGAAGGTTTGTGAATAAAAGGTAAATCCTGTGTATAAGTCATATTCTGATTCACCATACCTTCCAATCTTTCGGATTCAGTCCGGCGTAGACGACCTTGATAAGCACTTCCTTCGGCCCTGGCTTTCTTGCAGCAAGTTAATAACAACATCGAAACTCATTTATCATTTTACGAAGCAGCGTACGGAATTGGTGTTTCTTTAATAACGCCACCATATTTGGGCTTAGCGTAGATGAATAGTTCCCTCATTTCGGGTTGTTTCACAATTCCAACAGGCACAACTTTGAAGTTGAAGTACGGAATTGGGAAGTTAAAAGATTATGTATCCCAAGGCGTCTAAAAGCGATTTCAATTACATATACAGAGTTTATTCACCAAATCAAGCAATGCATTAAGCTGATTAGCGATAGTATGTCTCGTCGGATCGGAGAGGAACCAGTTTCGGAAATATATGGTTGTATAATCTACCGCGCGGGTAATTATTAGATACATCTACCTAGTGTCTAAGCATTCATTACTCGCTCTACACCACATCGAATAGCACGACCCGCCacctcctttttcttttctacaaAATAccagagatgatgatgatttaaaTTCGAATTAACAACGATCGCGCATTTAGTATAAGTAATCATGTGTATGAATAGCCATGCGAAATGTTTACGTAAAATTTGTCAGCGCCGTGGCTAATTCCGATGTATATACCTACTCGTATAAACCACGATATATGCAGCATTGTTACTATGATGCATTTAGGCTAGGATGAGATTAATTCTATGCTAGCTCTATTTCAGTCTATAAAATACTGCTTCATATGTCTGATTGCTACTGCTTGAACAATACCATGGTGCCTATTAATAATCTTCTCAAAGCTGTTTGTTTGAAAGCCTTACATATGGACAAAGCAAAACGTAATATAGTTATCAATTCTCTGCGATCTCTATATCGATTGAAGGTCActatactaaaaaaaaaaaaaaaaaaaataagagtTATCTGCccaaagtattaatattaccaGAATAGACATTCTAAGAGCAACATCCTTCCGAGCATGAATCTCTATGACCGGTGTTGCTTAAAGGACAGGACAATTATGTCTAGCAGAAAAGCATGGCGCTCAATGAACTAACTTTTCAAACTTCATCGGCATTCTTTTTTACATCTCTCACAAGGTTCCAGGGACATGATCTTGAGATCAGTCCAGCCAAGATTTTTGCACTGCGGCGTGACAAAACTGTTCAAGACAAGCTCTGATGGCCCATTTAGGAACCACCAATTGCAGTAGTCCCATGTTGTTCGGGTAGTACAATCGATATTCATGACGTGGCCATTTCCGCAGCATATGGGCCCATTGTCGATGCAGGTGGGCTTGGTGCATGGGCAGATGTCATAAATTCGAGTCCTAGTACACATAGTGATAGAATTCTATTTCActtgaagaaagagatggcGGTCTTTTGTTTCGTTTTCGAGTGCTTTATCTGTAAATACAGTATCAGATAGCATAAATGGATGTTTGCTCAGTTAAATGTTCGCTGAGGTGCTTCAAATCACGGTCATTGGTGTAGAAGAAGGCTGATTCACTCATAATTCAAGATGAACAACTGCTGGGTGATTAGTTGTTATTCACAGGCATATTACGCAAGATAATATTGGCTTAATTTCGGATTGGAGTGATAGGAGCGTGTATAACTAGAAGATTAATTGATTCATATTGCATAGATGGGAAAACCTCTGCGCCAGCAATACACAGCTGAGTTAGTAGTGGACTGTGATTTAACAACCGTCTCTTGAACGGCTTGTGTGCTTTCAAGTCTCTATTTTAAAGAGCTATGAGACGCGATGTCatttttcaaaaaaaaaaaaaaaaaaacatcgtATCATTCATATGCAGTTTGATGCAACGGCTGGCCAGCGGCGCGTTCGACTCTTAGTACTGTATTGAAGATACACTCGCCATCTCTCTATATACGTGCGACCCCGTTCTTTGTCTTATCCGCGAGAAGTAGTTAGCTCCTTGATGACAGGCTGCCTAGCCCATTCGGCCATTTGGTAGGTTGATTAACATTTTCCATGACTCGACTTCTCGAGCTACGAATGCGGTCTTATGCGGAGAAATTGTAGTACCTATGTCCGCTGATGAAGCATTACAAAGCTCATAATTCCACAGTCGCCCGTGCTTGCTCTAGGATTAGCTTGGAGCTGCGAAGTAATTTGACTCGCTGGCCAACTAAGCTACCTGGAGTACTCAAGGGGCTTCGCAGTAGGACTATCACAAGGATCTCCGGAGTTAGGGGAACCGTCAATATAGAATCATTGCCAAATTTGAGCGGTAGGTTGCTATCGTATGATGAATTGAGGATGTTTGATAATTATAACCTCATCTAAATAGCTGCAGTCTGCGTTCGCATAGACGGTATCCAACTTTGATgattggggggggggggggcagaAAGACAGCTCTATAAAGTGATGAGGATTTTGCAAAGGCGCACGGAGTTATGTTGTTACTCGCATGAGATGTACCGGATATCCACAAGATTACCGTGATCGAGGTGTTATTCTGAATCCCACTTTTTGCAGGCCGTACCTAGCGTCCGTGGGATCTCGATGAGTTACATCCTGCTCCATACATACTTCatatttctatataaatactaacgATTATATGCCGAAAGAAGATCGGAACAGTAGGTCTATGCTAGTCGTACTAGTGCCTGCATAAGTTTGTAGTGCTGTTTCTCTCTCCCGATGGGGCGAATAAAGTGTGTGGCAGTCTTTTGGTAAGTTTGATAAATAAAGTCGTCTAACCGAGACTAGCAAATGGAGTTCATACCTGATTTTAACTCGTATAGTCATAAATATGAGCTTCAGGTCCTAGCTAATCCGTATTACGTAGTAGAGCAAGCTCCTGTTTACCTGGTCCTAGAATAGAGTGTATCAGAACCTTCTCTAGCAGGTGATTGTTGCTAAGTTAATTTCTTATTCGGGAACATCCTACCATATTGAATTCATAATTAAGCGGTTCGTAGTTCAGCGGTTGTAATATTTACCGAACCATCAGCCCGAGATTTGTTCGCTATATTCGCCTCATTTTTGACTTTATAGACACATTTCGATCTTAGGCAAATATAAATTGGCAGCTCATTTAGCATTGCTGGGCATATGTATCTAGAAATACCCTGATAGAAGATCTAAGCGTTTTGGCCAAAATGGATGAGTCTCGTCTATTAAGCCTCTAAAGATTGGTAATATCGAAGTCAAACACCGGGTTAGCATGGCAGCGGTCAGCCGCTGTCAAGCTGATGGCGAGCATGTGCCAACAGAGCTAATGTAACAATATTATTCTCAAAGAGCCTCAGTACCAGGTACACTTCAGATTGCTGAGGGTAATCTGGTATCAAAAGAAAGTGGCGACCTGCGGAACGTGCCAGGACTATATAATCCGCATCAAATGGCGGCTTG
It encodes:
- a CDS encoding uncharacterized protein (EggNog:ENOG41), which encodes MRELFIYAKPKYGGVIKETPIPKPGPKEVLIKVVYAGLNPKDWKATQHLTEPEAFNKGDDVAGIVEAVGSEVFEFKPGDRVAGFHQMLSPHGTYAEYTVVRAATTFHLPPNISFESGASLPLAFMTAAIALYQGLRVPLPTALPEADGEKTPILIWGGATAVGAFALQLAKLSNLGPIITVAGDGIDFVKSLNAADHIIYYRTGDVAQEIIATAGSAKIKLAFDSVSDPRSYEPISKILAASGGGVINMVDPIYDRNWKFPDNVKLSSTMVGSAHGDTWGRVSDEQAKVDSEFAYWFYRYLSHLLAEGRIKPHPVEVLPDGLAGIVAGVQALYDRKVSAKKLVARIGE